Proteins encoded within one genomic window of Panicum virgatum strain AP13 chromosome 1N, P.virgatum_v5, whole genome shotgun sequence:
- the LOC120656102 gene encoding E3 ubiquitin-protein ligase EL5-like, giving the protein MAHDSDQGAARPSRRSGGDVAADAPAPPKSAAAGAMTLGSIFTVAGIVLVFVVFAIVLLSLQYCFNAWDRGELSEDAPSARRRRRHGGSGRGIRARTRGGVDPELLRSLPVTVYRAAAAGSKGAEEEGTVECAVCLAELEDGEAARFLPRCGHGFHAECVDTWLASHTTCPLCRLTVAKPDAPPCSALLPPVPPEPASYAASTLPASVLLGVPDQGAGTMATDGDAGASTGATGALAIQIPEPAVPAPAPPNAAKSPGSARLRSSFRRLWSFGRQGAGASSSCSCAGAGEGADLEQGVSVTTDRQESRTNLQSSL; this is encoded by the coding sequence ATGGCGCATGATTCCGACCAAGGCGCCGCGCGCCCgtcgcggcggagcggcggcgacgtcgccgccgacgctcccgcgccgcccaagtcggccgcggcgggcgccaTGACGCTCGGCAGCATCTTCACCGTGGCGGGCATCGTCCTGGTCTTCGTCGTCTTTGCAATCGTCCTCCTCTCGCTCCAGTACTGCTTCAACGCCTGGGACAGAGGGGAGCTCTCGGAAGACGcgccgagcgcgcggcggcggcggcgccatggcggtaGTGGTCGTGGGATCCGGGCGAGGACCAGGGGCGGCGTCGACCCGGAGCTGCTGCGCTCGCTGCCGGTCACGGTGtaccgcgcggcggccgcgggttccaagggggcggaggaggagggcacgGTGGAGTGCGCCGTGTGCCTCGCGGAGCTcgaggacggcgaggcggcgcggttCCTGCCCCGCTGCGGACACGGCTTCCACGCCGAGTGCGTCGACACGTGGCTCGCGTCCCACACCACCTGCCCGCTCTGCCGCCTCACCGTCGCCAAGCCCgacgcgccgccgtgctcggcgCTTCTCCCTCCGGTGCCGCCGGAGCCCGCGAGCTACGCCGCTTCGACCCTGCCCGCCAGCGTGCTCCTCGGGGTGCCCGACCAGGGCGCGGGCACCATGGCCACCGACGGGGACGCGGGCGCCTCCACCGGCGCCACGGGAGCCCTGGCGATCCAGATCCCGGAGCCGGCCGTGCCGGCGCCTGCTCCGCCCAACGCCGCCAAGTCGCCGGGCTCAGCTAGGCTGAGATCGTCGTTCAGGAGGCTGTGGAGCTTCGGAAGGCAAGGGGCGGGGGCGAGCTCCTCCTGCTCAtgcgccggtgccggcgaagGAGCCGACCTGGAGCAGGGCGTCAGCGTTACCACCGACCGGCAGGAGAGCCGCACCAATCTTCAGAGCTCTCTGTAA